In a genomic window of Mesoplasma tabanidae:
- a CDS encoding GntR family transcriptional regulator — MDKKWEIVFDYLMHLIRENKVQAGEVLPSQNMLKTKFKYSEQPIRIAFNKLIELQIVKPVNGKGYVVQEKIQNNLLFSFRELFPNSINKYFELKESKVDNELSKLTNFYEGTDVYFFKCVRKDNETNEVILYQESYVPKSIYKNLTLNYLNENGLMKFVEHETPSKVSHSSKKIYFEDATDKNLVHIFNDETLTGFIVDEGNVYGIFGELLEYRISRYKPKYFKWDFIEWRK; from the coding sequence ATGGATAAAAAATGAGAAATAGTATTCGATTATTTAATGCACTTAATTAGAGAAAATAAAGTTCAAGCAGGCGAAGTATTACCTAGTCAAAATATGCTTAAAACAAAATTTAAGTACAGTGAGCAACCAATTAGAATTGCATTTAACAAATTAATTGAATTACAAATTGTTAAACCAGTAAATGGTAAAGGATATGTAGTTCAAGAAAAAATACAAAACAATTTATTATTTAGTTTTAGAGAGTTATTTCCAAATTCAATAAATAAATACTTTGAGTTAAAAGAAAGTAAAGTTGATAATGAATTGTCAAAATTAACTAATTTTTATGAAGGAACTGATGTTTACTTTTTTAAATGTGTAAGAAAAGACAATGAAACTAATGAAGTTATTTTATATCAAGAAAGTTATGTGCCAAAATCAATTTATAAAAATTTAACTTTAAATTATTTAAATGAAAATGGCTTAATGAAGTTTGTTGAACATGAAACACCTTCTAAAGTAAGTCACTCTTCAAAGAAAATATATTTTGAAGATGCCACTGATAAAAATTTAGTTCATATTTTTAATGATGAAACATTGACAGGTTTTATTGTTGATGAAGGAAACGTATACGGAATTTTTGGTGAGCTACTTGAATATAGAATAAGTAGATATAAGCCAAAGTATTTCAAATGAGATTTTATAGAATGAAGAAAATAA
- the nadE gene encoding NAD(+) synthase — MELKEYLNYLVEFIRETVKNANAKGVVIGISGGIDSAVVACLAKKAFPNDYTAVWMPIESSEEDYKCKQELIDQCGIKAIDVELKETFLSFKKAIKESTTPDHKLAIANAKARLRMTTLYTVAQTNSYLVLGTDNLDEWHIGYFTKFGDGGVDMVPLVHLLKREVREAAKILGVPTSIINRAPTASLWENQTDESELGITYDQIDAYLAGEINDQDVKARVDHLHKISEHKRNGALAPKEFKRK; from the coding sequence ATGGAATTAAAAGAATATTTAAATTATTTAGTTGAATTTATTAGAGAAACAGTTAAAAATGCAAACGCAAAAGGTGTTGTTATTGGGATAAGCGGTGGAATTGATTCTGCTGTTGTTGCCTGTTTAGCAAAAAAAGCTTTTCCAAATGATTATACAGCTGTTTGAATGCCAATTGAGTCTAGTGAAGAAGACTACAAATGTAAACAAGAACTAATTGATCAATGTGGAATCAAAGCTATTGATGTTGAATTAAAAGAAACATTCTTATCATTTAAAAAGGCAATTAAAGAATCAACAACACCTGATCATAAATTAGCTATTGCTAATGCAAAAGCTCGTTTAAGAATGACAACTCTTTATACTGTTGCTCAAACAAATTCATACTTAGTTTTAGGAACTGATAATCTTGATGAATGACATATTGGATATTTCACTAAATTTGGTGATGGTGGAGTTGATATGGTTCCTTTAGTTCACTTATTAAAAAGAGAAGTTAGAGAAGCTGCAAAAATATTAGGAGTTCCTACTTCAATCATTAATCGTGCACCAACAGCAAGTTTATGAGAAAATCAAACTGATGAAAGTGAGTTAGGAATTACTTATGATCAAATTGATGCTTATTTAGCTGGTGAAATAAATGATCAAGATGTTAAAGCAAGAGTTGATCATTTGCATAAAATAAGTGAACATAAAAGAAATGGCGCACTAGCACCAAAAGAATTTAAAAGAAAATAA
- the obgE gene encoding GTPase ObgE has translation MKFIDTAKFTIKAGNGGNGAVSFHTALFVPNGGPNGGDGGNGGSVIFEADGGKHSLLDLKLQKQISAQDGFKGDIKNMHGAQGKDLIVRVPVGTLIIDNKTGTILADMDEDKKQVLVAKGGKGGKGNARFANSRNKAPTIFEAGEIGQFYEVKAELKVLADVGFVGLPNAGKSTLLRAISNSKPEVADYAFTTLNPQLGVSRSKDGSTFVVADLPGLIEGASLGKGLGHQFLKHIERCRVICHVLDMSGNYGQEDVIKNYELIRSELVKYNYKLDERPEIIVANKMDTDEAQLNMMEEHIQKYFKDKKVVFVSGLLKDNVDELLLKIAKELETAKYVPLWEMEQDIYEGIKVYRLEEDEEDIQIINKGNGRWEVAGDTIYKIYQKFPITTDDNLLLFNEKLKKSGVYDMLRERGVGAGDIVKVFEYELEWMD, from the coding sequence ATGAAATTTATTGATACAGCTAAATTTACTATCAAAGCTGGTAATGGAGGAAATGGTGCAGTTAGTTTCCATACTGCACTTTTCGTGCCCAATGGTGGTCCAAACGGTGGAGATGGAGGAAATGGTGGAAGTGTTATATTTGAAGCTGATGGCGGAAAACACTCATTACTTGATTTAAAACTTCAAAAGCAAATTAGTGCTCAAGACGGATTTAAAGGTGATATTAAAAATATGCATGGTGCTCAAGGTAAAGATCTTATTGTTCGAGTTCCTGTTGGTACATTAATCATTGACAATAAAACTGGAACAATTTTGGCTGACATGGATGAGGACAAAAAGCAAGTTTTAGTTGCTAAAGGCGGAAAAGGTGGAAAAGGGAATGCAAGATTTGCGAACTCAAGAAATAAAGCACCAACCATATTTGAAGCTGGTGAAATTGGGCAATTCTATGAAGTTAAAGCTGAATTAAAGGTATTAGCTGATGTAGGATTTGTTGGATTACCAAATGCGGGTAAATCGACTTTACTTAGAGCTATATCAAACTCTAAACCTGAAGTTGCAGATTATGCATTTACAACTTTAAATCCTCAATTGGGAGTTTCTAGATCTAAAGACGGTTCAACATTTGTTGTAGCTGATTTGCCAGGATTAATTGAAGGAGCTAGTTTAGGAAAAGGATTAGGACACCAATTTTTAAAACACATTGAAAGATGTAGAGTAATTTGTCATGTTCTAGATATGAGTGGGAATTATGGCCAAGAAGATGTAATTAAGAACTATGAATTGATTAGAAGTGAACTAGTTAAGTATAATTATAAATTGGATGAAAGACCTGAAATTATTGTTGCTAATAAAATGGATACAGATGAAGCGCAGTTAAATATGATGGAAGAACATATCCAAAAATATTTTAAAGATAAAAAAGTTGTTTTTGTATCAGGATTATTAAAAGATAATGTCGATGAATTACTATTAAAAATTGCAAAGGAACTTGAAACTGCAAAATATGTACCATTGTGAGAAATGGAACAAGATATTTATGAAGGAATTAAAGTCTATCGCCTTGAAGAAGATGAAGAAGATATTCAAATTATTAATAAAGGTAATGGTAGATGAGAAGTTGCAGGTGATACAATTTATAAAATTTATCAAAAATTTCCAATCACAACTGATGATAACTTATTATTGTTTAATGAAAAACTTAAAAAATCAGGCGTTTATGATATGTTAAGAGAACGTGGTGTAGGTGCTGGAGATATTGTAAAAGTATTTGAATATGAACTTGAATGAATGGATTAA
- a CDS encoding PTS transporter subunit EIIC — translation MKKINWRAYALEIIELIGGKENIQEIYHCATRLRFILKDDEKFKLDEIKKTELFKGYKKQENQHQIIIGAGVVDKVYKEIDLIVNENSSNTGDLKPENKQIFWNKKLSTKSNMLMISKRGMNSFASIFVPLVPVFIAGGMSLAIMSLVNQISPNTGFAKLLDVIGGGIMGSIPVFVGYTAAKKWGGNPFLGMAIGLVLVSPALLNRYSTNTPIQLGFDINTPADIIQKFRIEALHKYFSDNNLTEPENVEIMLDKIVGVYYTIFSGFFKIKLIGYQAQIVPVLLVIGLSVNIEKVLKRWTPQVVAIIVVPLGTVILSSWLAFWAIAPLGEIIGKGISLGLSGLFKYTNWNFIGFGGMIFAGFYPFLVITGLHQGFLPIETQLLVDSNLQFGHSLSFITPVACVSNIAQGTAALMLVFYTKDKTERSKAISSTFGGYTGITEPAMFGINLQIKPLFISAAIGSAIAGWWLGMTHTMANSLGSASWIGLVQFDWNTVETKKYFEANNIHAILTGVPMGVHITIAMLISVFATAGASALLLRTDWGKQSIKNYLNPSENQYN, via the coding sequence ATGAAAAAGATTAATTGAAGAGCCTACGCCTTAGAAATTATTGAATTAATAGGTGGTAAAGAAAACATACAAGAAATTTATCATTGTGCTACAAGATTGAGATTTATTCTTAAAGATGATGAAAAATTTAAATTAGATGAAATTAAAAAAACAGAACTTTTTAAAGGTTATAAAAAACAAGAAAATCAACATCAAATTATTATTGGTGCTGGTGTAGTTGATAAAGTTTATAAAGAAATTGATTTAATTGTAAATGAAAATTCATCAAATACAGGTGATTTAAAACCAGAAAATAAACAAATATTTTGAAACAAAAAATTATCAACAAAATCAAATATGTTAATGATATCAAAAAGAGGGATGAATTCATTTGCTTCTATTTTTGTACCATTAGTTCCAGTATTTATTGCTGGAGGTATGTCATTGGCAATTATGTCATTAGTAAATCAAATATCACCAAACACAGGTTTTGCAAAATTGCTTGATGTTATTGGCGGAGGAATAATGGGATCAATCCCAGTATTCGTTGGATATACTGCAGCCAAAAAATGAGGAGGTAATCCATTTTTAGGAATGGCAATAGGACTAGTTTTAGTTTCTCCAGCTTTGCTTAATAGGTATTCAACAAATACACCAATACAATTGGGATTTGATATAAATACTCCAGCAGATATAATTCAAAAATTTAGAATAGAAGCTTTACATAAATATTTTTCTGATAATAATTTAACAGAACCTGAAAATGTAGAAATCATGCTTGATAAAATTGTAGGAGTTTATTACACAATATTTTCAGGTTTCTTTAAAATAAAATTAATCGGATATCAAGCACAAATTGTTCCGGTTTTACTTGTTATTGGTTTATCAGTTAATATAGAAAAAGTATTGAAAAGATGAACTCCTCAAGTAGTAGCAATTATAGTTGTGCCTTTAGGTACGGTTATATTGTCTTCATGATTAGCTTTCTGAGCAATAGCTCCACTTGGAGAAATAATTGGAAAAGGTATTTCATTAGGATTATCAGGATTATTTAAATATACAAACTGAAACTTTATTGGATTTGGAGGAATGATTTTTGCAGGATTCTATCCATTCTTAGTTATTACAGGTTTACACCAAGGATTTTTACCAATTGAAACACAATTACTTGTAGATAGTAATTTACAATTTGGTCATTCATTATCATTCATTACGCCTGTTGCATGTGTTTCAAACATTGCACAAGGTACAGCAGCACTTATGTTAGTATTTTATACAAAAGATAAAACTGAAAGATCTAAAGCAATCTCATCAACATTTGGTGGTTACACAGGGATAACAGAACCTGCTATGTTTGGAATTAACTTACAAATTAAACCACTATTTATTTCAGCTGCTATAGGTTCAGCTATTGCTGGATGATGATTAGGAATGACACATACTATGGCAAACTCATTAGGAAGTGCATCTTGAATTGGTTTAGTTCAATTTGACTGAAATACAGTTGAAACTAAAAAGTATTTTGAAGCAAATAATATTCACGCAATTTTAACAGGAGTTCCAATGGGGGTTCATATTACAATTGCTATGTTAATTTCTGTTTTTGCAACAGCGGGTGCATCTGCATTGCTACTAAGAACAGATTGAGGAAAACAATCAATTAAAAATTACTTAAATCCATCTGAAAATCAGTATAATTAA
- a CDS encoding DEAD/DEAH box helicase produces the protein MTFKELQLSDKILIALEKAKFNEATEIQARAIPLFLEGKNIFGKSSTGTGKTASFVLPILEKIEPNKRRVQAVIMAPTRELAMQIVNQIRIFGSRIENLVIAPLIGGADMRDQIKRLRDAQIVVGTPGRVNDHLNRKTLKLEDVKTIILDEADEMLKMGFKSEIDALFERVSPDVQIGLFSATTSPKVMQIANDYMNQYDVIEIENQIEVNANITNTFIFTKGYSKEDLIVKVFEKHQPKRAIIFSNTKNHTDKIADNLEAAGIRAIVINGDKRQSQRSRAIAKFRNNEISVLVATDVVARGIDITGVDYVINYDVSMEDEHFVHRIGRTGRNNTKGDSITFVQNQNVLRQIKGIEKNFKLIIDEMQISEYGQVEKQEGRGNSGRGRDDRRNSGRGDRRDSNRDDRRSSGRGDRRDSGRGRDDRRNAGHNDRRDFGRGERRRTSERIDNARSAWTSQSWEERMLSLSPEEKEVAKKALSLVDDYSGNENQENRSNNFENDRRDANRGRDRGDRRDSNRGPGRDDRRSLGRGDRNSKRGRDEKRDSGRADRENKKYEGTRHSSWDVKTDYSQQDSGRWERVTGKDKRPDSFNDKKGGSDSNRGRDERRDRRSSGRGEWVHSGPRENKGSGTRSRRNSSSNVSSRKPKNKW, from the coding sequence ATGACATTTAAAGAATTACAACTAAGCGATAAAATATTGATCGCACTGGAAAAAGCTAAGTTTAATGAAGCAACAGAGATTCAAGCAAGAGCGATACCACTTTTCCTAGAAGGAAAAAACATTTTTGGTAAATCAAGTACTGGTACAGGAAAAACAGCCTCATTCGTATTACCAATTTTAGAAAAAATTGAACCAAATAAAAGAAGGGTTCAAGCCGTAATTATGGCACCAACAAGAGAACTAGCGATGCAAATTGTTAATCAAATTAGAATATTTGGTTCTAGAATCGAAAACTTAGTAATAGCTCCATTGATTGGTGGAGCTGACATGCGTGATCAAATTAAAAGATTAAGAGATGCACAAATTGTTGTGGGAACTCCAGGAAGAGTGAATGATCACTTAAACAGAAAAACTTTAAAATTAGAAGATGTTAAAACAATCATTTTAGATGAAGCTGATGAAATGCTAAAAATGGGATTCAAAAGTGAAATTGATGCATTATTTGAAAGAGTTTCACCTGATGTTCAAATTGGTTTATTCTCAGCAACAACATCACCAAAGGTAATGCAAATAGCTAATGATTATATGAATCAATATGATGTAATTGAAATTGAAAATCAAATTGAAGTAAACGCGAATATTACAAATACTTTTATTTTTACAAAAGGTTATAGTAAAGAAGATTTAATTGTTAAAGTTTTTGAAAAACATCAACCTAAAAGAGCAATAATTTTCTCAAACACAAAAAATCATACTGATAAAATTGCAGATAACTTAGAAGCTGCTGGAATTAGAGCAATAGTTATTAATGGAGACAAAAGACAATCACAAAGATCAAGAGCAATAGCAAAATTTAGAAACAATGAAATTTCAGTTTTAGTTGCAACTGATGTTGTTGCACGTGGAATCGATATTACTGGTGTTGATTATGTAATTAACTATGATGTATCAATGGAAGACGAACATTTTGTTCATAGAATTGGAAGAACAGGAAGAAATAATACAAAAGGAGATTCAATAACTTTTGTACAAAATCAAAATGTTTTAAGACAAATTAAAGGTATAGAAAAAAACTTTAAATTAATTATTGATGAAATGCAAATTTCTGAATATGGTCAAGTTGAAAAACAAGAAGGAAGAGGAAATTCTGGTCGTGGTCGTGATGACAGAAGAAACTCAGGTCGTGGAGATAGAAGAGATTCAAACCGTGATGACAGAAGAAGTTCAGGTCGTGGAGATAGAAGAGATTCAGGTCGTGGTCGTGATGACAGAAGAAATGCTGGTCACAATGATAGAAGAGATTTTGGTCGTGGTGAAAGAAGAAGAACAAGTGAAAGAATTGATAATGCTAGAAGCGCTTGAACTTCACAATCATGAGAAGAAAGAATGTTATCATTATCACCAGAAGAAAAAGAAGTTGCTAAAAAAGCTTTATCATTAGTAGACGATTATTCAGGAAATGAAAATCAAGAAAACAGATCAAACAATTTTGAAAATGATAGAAGAGATGCAAACCGTGGTCGTGATCGTGGAGACAGAAGAGATTCAAACCGCGGACCTGGTCGTGATGATAGAAGAAGTTTAGGTCGCGGAGACAGAAATTCAAAACGTGGTAGAGACGAAAAAAGAGATTCAGGTCGTGCAGACAGAGAAAATAAAAAATATGAAGGAACTAGACATTCTTCATGAGATGTTAAAACTGACTACTCACAACAAGATTCAGGTCGTTGAGAAAGAGTAACTGGTAAAGACAAAAGACCAGATTCTTTTAATGATAAAAAAGGCGGATCAGATTCAAACCGTGGAAGAGACGAAAGAAGAGATAGAAGAAGCTCAGGTCGTGGTGAATGAGTACATTCAGGTCCAAGAGAAAATAAAGGATCTGGAACTCGTAGTAGAAGAAATTCTTCATCTAATGTTTCATCAAGAAAACCAAAAAATAAATGATAA
- the ptsP gene encoding phosphoenolpyruvate--protein phosphotransferase produces the protein MSKQFKGIGASEGIAVAKALVLAEDQIEIKNTKVSDIDAEVLKLENAVNKSIEDLENLKITTLEKLGPKKAAIFDAHKEIASDPAIKDEIINVIKSESVCAEFAAQQVTNNFYEMFASMDDPYFKERSADIKDVASRIIKHILGIAIVDLSTISEEIIIVAEDLTPSQTAQLNKQFVKGFATNIGGRTSHAAIMARSLEIPAVLGLRTITTDVKNGEVFALNGTTGVVELDLTDSIKAEYEKLAKEFAALKAELQKFKDLPSKTADGQEKLIEANIGSPTDVESVIENGGEGVGLFRSEFLYMDNDHFPTEEEQYVAYKQVMDAMKGKLVVIRTLDIGGDKKLSYFEFPHEMNPFLGYRAVRFTLDRKDIFKDQLRALLRASAHGELGIMFPMIATVDEFKRAKAIVEECKKELRKESIAFDENVQVGMMVEIPAAAVNADKFSKYADFFSIGTNDLIQYSMAADRMSENVSYLYQPLNPAILKLIDLTIKGAHKNNKWVGMCGEMAGDIQALPLLLGMGLDAFSMSATSMLRARALMSKITMTEAEELANKALASDDTPEVIELVDAFLASK, from the coding sequence ATGAGTAAACAATTTAAAGGTATTGGAGCTAGTGAAGGTATTGCAGTAGCAAAAGCATTAGTTCTAGCAGAAGACCAAATAGAAATCAAAAATACAAAAGTTTCTGATATTGATGCTGAAGTTTTAAAATTAGAAAACGCAGTTAATAAATCAATTGAAGATTTAGAAAATTTAAAAATTACTACATTAGAAAAATTAGGTCCTAAAAAAGCGGCTATCTTTGATGCGCATAAAGAAATCGCATCAGATCCAGCTATTAAAGACGAAATTATAAATGTTATTAAATCTGAGTCTGTTTGTGCTGAATTTGCAGCTCAACAAGTAACTAATAACTTTTATGAAATGTTTGCTTCAATGGATGATCCATATTTTAAAGAAAGAAGTGCTGATATTAAAGACGTTGCTTCAAGAATCATTAAACATATATTAGGTATTGCTATTGTTGATTTATCAACAATTAGTGAAGAAATTATTATTGTTGCTGAAGATTTAACACCTTCGCAAACTGCTCAATTAAACAAGCAATTTGTTAAAGGTTTTGCAACTAATATTGGCGGAAGAACTTCACATGCTGCAATTATGGCAAGAAGTTTAGAAATTCCTGCTGTTTTAGGATTAAGAACAATTACAACTGATGTTAAAAATGGTGAAGTTTTTGCTTTAAATGGAACAACAGGAGTTGTTGAATTAGATTTAACAGATTCAATTAAAGCTGAATACGAAAAATTAGCAAAAGAATTTGCTGCCTTAAAAGCTGAATTACAAAAATTTAAAGACTTGCCATCAAAAACTGCTGATGGACAAGAAAAATTAATTGAAGCTAATATTGGTTCTCCAACTGATGTTGAATCAGTTATTGAAAATGGTGGAGAGGGAGTTGGATTATTCCGTTCAGAATTCTTATATATGGACAATGACCACTTCCCAACAGAAGAAGAACAATATGTTGCTTACAAACAAGTAATGGATGCAATGAAAGGTAAATTAGTTGTTATCCGTACATTAGATATTGGTGGAGACAAAAAATTATCATACTTTGAATTCCCACACGAAATGAACCCATTCTTAGGATATAGAGCTGTTCGTTTTACATTAGATAGAAAAGATATTTTTAAAGATCAATTAAGAGCTTTATTAAGAGCTAGTGCGCATGGGGAATTAGGAATTATGTTCCCAATGATCGCAACTGTTGATGAATTCAAACGTGCTAAAGCAATCGTAGAAGAATGTAAAAAAGAATTAAGAAAAGAAAGCATTGCATTTGATGAAAATGTTCAAGTTGGAATGATGGTTGAAATTCCTGCTGCTGCTGTTAATGCTGATAAATTTAGTAAATATGCTGATTTCTTTTCAATTGGAACAAATGATTTAATTCAATATTCAATGGCTGCTGACCGTATGAGTGAAAATGTTTCATACTTATACCAACCATTAAACCCAGCAATTTTAAAATTAATTGATTTAACAATTAAAGGTGCACACAAGAACAACAAATGAGTTGGTATGTGTGGAGAAATGGCTGGAGATATTCAAGCATTACCATTACTTTTAGGAATGGGACTAGATGCATTCTCAATGAGTGCAACTTCAATGCTAAGAGCAAGAGCTTTAATGAGCAAAATTACTATGACAGAAGCTGAAGAATTAGCAAATAAAGCACTTGCATCTGATGACACTCCTGAAGTTATTGAACTAGTAGATGCATTTTTAGCTTCTAAATAA
- a CDS encoding glycoside hydrolase family 32 protein encodes MKLNKKTILNLITEHKKEDICKANELVANDKYYRPTYHIAPPNGLLNDPNGLVYIDGEHYINYQWSPVQPYHGMKHWRLVKTKDFINYDDLGVSIIPTEECEKTGAFSGSAFKEKDGVKIYYTGNIEENGEMIEEVQIKADFIDEQIVNKRVVVKHDKNLFTPHVRDPKIFEYKNNKYMIIGAQCKDDMLGGLVFYKTDDMEKYTFDRILKPSLNETYGYMWECPNLDYLEGKILFMQSSEGWFNEKNPYELNSSRNVVYTKLDNLDFENNKLNEKSILKTMDFGHDFYAPQTYWVDEKLLMIGWLGAVDVQYPTDQYSWHSMLTIPRELSWAKENLVQKPYSEFKKNVLTNTIKKLTNQFNVNKAIHLEFDLKDNINIKILNNENEFIEIIFTDNEIILDRTNQTSKVDWDFESPRKAIRKLKNQKIEIFIDSSSIEVFADNYETIFTSRFFVKDFNRIKFDKEHEITLSEVKEMKLK; translated from the coding sequence ATGAAACTAAATAAAAAAACAATATTAAACTTAATAACAGAACATAAAAAAGAAGATATTTGTAAAGCAAATGAGTTAGTAGCAAATGACAAATATTATAGACCAACTTATCATATAGCACCACCAAATGGTTTATTAAATGATCCGAATGGTCTTGTGTATATAGACGGAGAACATTATATTAATTATCAATGATCACCAGTTCAACCATACCATGGTATGAAACACTGAAGATTAGTCAAAACTAAAGATTTTATTAATTATGATGACTTAGGAGTATCAATTATTCCAACAGAAGAATGCGAAAAAACAGGTGCATTTTCTGGTTCAGCTTTCAAAGAGAAAGACGGTGTAAAAATTTATTACACTGGTAATATTGAAGAAAACGGTGAAATGATTGAAGAAGTTCAAATTAAAGCTGATTTTATTGATGAACAAATTGTAAATAAAAGAGTTGTTGTTAAACATGACAAAAATTTATTTACACCACATGTGAGAGATCCAAAAATATTTGAATACAAAAATAACAAATATATGATCATTGGTGCACAGTGCAAAGACGATATGTTAGGTGGATTAGTTTTTTATAAAACAGATGATATGGAAAAATACACTTTTGACAGAATTTTAAAACCTTCCTTAAATGAAACATATGGATACATGTGAGAATGCCCTAACTTAGATTATTTAGAAGGCAAAATATTATTCATGCAATCATCAGAAGGTTGATTTAATGAAAAAAATCCTTATGAACTAAATAGTTCAAGAAATGTTGTTTATACTAAGTTAGATAATCTAGATTTTGAGAACAATAAATTAAATGAAAAATCAATTTTAAAAACAATGGATTTTGGGCATGATTTTTATGCACCTCAAACTTATTGAGTTGATGAAAAATTATTAATGATAGGTTGACTAGGAGCTGTTGATGTTCAATATCCAACTGATCAATACTCATGACATTCAATGTTAACTATACCAAGAGAGTTAAGTTGAGCAAAAGAAAATTTAGTTCAAAAACCTTATTCAGAATTCAAAAAGAATGTGCTAACAAATACAATTAAAAAATTAACTAATCAGTTTAATGTAAATAAAGCAATACACTTAGAATTTGATTTAAAAGATAATATAAATATTAAAATTTTAAATAATGAAAATGAATTTATTGAAATAATTTTTACTGATAATGAAATAATTTTAGACAGAACAAATCAAACATCTAAAGTTGATTGAGATTTTGAATCACCAAGAAAAGCAATAAGAAAATTAAAAAATCAAAAAATTGAAATATTTATTGATTCTTCATCAATTGAAGTATTTGCTGATAATTATGAGACAATTTTTACTTCAAGATTTTTCGTAAAAGATTTCAATAGAATTAAGTTTGACAAAGAACATGAAATTACTTTATCTGAAGTAAAAGAAATGAAATTAAAATAA